One genomic segment of Scyliorhinus canicula chromosome 10, sScyCan1.1, whole genome shotgun sequence includes these proteins:
- the LOC119972452 gene encoding fatty acid-binding protein, liver-like, with protein sequence MVDAFLGVWSLSASENFNEYMKELMVSLIQRNVAVALHPDTVISKDGDTIIIETKSSIKNTKIQFKLGEEFDETTADNRKTKTTVKLEDGKLVQTQRWDGKETTLVRELKDGDLILTCSLGDVVCTRTYRKSKV encoded by the exons ATGGTCGATGCGTTTCTAGGCGTTTGGAGCTTGTCCGCAAGCGAGAATTTCAATGAGTACATGAAAGAGCTGA TGGTGAGTCTGATACAAAGGAATGTGGCCGTAGCGCTCCACCCCGACACCGTGATTTCTAAGGACGGCGACACCATCATCATAGAAACCAAAAGTTCAATTAAAAACACAAAAATCCAATTCAAGCTCGGGGAGGAATTTGATGAGACCACAGCAGACAATAGGAAAACCAAG ACCACCGTGAAACTAGAAGATGGAAAATTAGTCCAAACGCAGCGGTGGGATGGAAAAGAGACCACTCTGGTTAGAGAATTGAAGGATGGCGATCTTATACTG ACCTGCTCCTTGGGAGATGTGGTGTGCACCCGGACCTATCGGAAGAGTAAAGTGTGA